The proteins below are encoded in one region of Streptomyces sp. NBC_00490:
- a CDS encoding putative leader peptide, protein MRRLESAVGRVSRTSRPSPLLTSRRHIDLQRVCSAIRRLG, encoded by the coding sequence ATGAGGCGCCTTGAGTCGGCAGTCGGCCGAGTGAGCCGTACCTCTCGGCCGTCGCCTCTTCTGACCTCCCGCCGTCACATCGACCTGCAGCGCGTCTGCAGCGCGATCCGCCGGCTCGGCTGA